The sequence TCCACGCCCCTTTCCTTGTAGTAGAGCGGCCAGGAGATCATGTTTGTGCACCCCGCGCCAAAAGGCGAGACCACGCAGTCCATGTCTCCCGAGGTGAAGGTCGCCTGGGTGTGCAGACCGCTCAAGACCTCGGGCCGGGCAAAGAAAATGACGAATTCCGGTTCCTCTCCGTCCTTGAACAGGGAAAGAGGCTTGAAGATGCAATACTTGCCGGGAGCCTCGCGCGGATTCACCTCAAGCATGAAATTGCGCATGGTTTCAGGGTTGGACATATACCGTTCGCCCTGAAGCGGCGTTCCTTCGAAACCCGTGGACACGTAGTACTCGATGAACCGCAGGTGGGGTTTCATCATGGAGGTGTAATACGCGCCGCCGGGACAGCCGTACTCCTCCGGCGAAATGAACGCGGCCCCGCCCTTTTTCCGCGCCAGCCATATATTGCCCATGACGCAGGAGAAACACTTCATGACCTCCTGCATGTCCAGCTCATGCTTGTCCTCGAGCTCGCGGGAGATGGGGACGCCCTTTTTCGGGCCGTAGGCGTTTTCCGGCAAGGTGTCGGCGTAATAGACTCCGAACGGTTCTTCCTTCAGGCCCAGATACTCCAGAAAGGTGGCCGTGCCGTCCAGAACTGATTGCATCGTCATATGGTTTCTCCTGTGGTTTTACGTCCGTGCCCGCTCGCACGCGGGAATGTTGCCTTTCGACTTACCTTTTCATACCATGCTCGTGTACAAAATAAATGGGCTGCGAGAAAAACTCTTTTCCACGGATGGGCATAATCATGCAGGATTTTCTGAGCGACGTTCCCTTGCTGGTAGAGGTTGCCAGGCAGAAGAGCTTCACCAAGGCTGCGGAAATACTGGGTATCGGAGTGTCGACCCTGTCCCGGCGGATCAAGCTTCTCGAAGAACGCATGGGCGTACTGCTCTTCTACCGGGACACGCGCAACGTGGAGCCCACGGACAACGGGGCGTATCTGCTGGACCGCTGCGGCTATATCCTGGACGAGGTCCAGAAGACCTATGAATCCGTGGTCGGCAACATGCAGAACCCGTCCGGTCTGATCCGTATCTGCATGTTTCAGGACACCTACGAGCATTTACTCAAGGATGCCCTGCTGGATTTCGCGGCCAAGTGGCCGGACATCCAGATGGACCTGACCTTTGTGGAGCATCCGGTGGACATGCGCACCGATCCCTACGACGTGGCCTTCCTCATCGGCCCGTCCATCGCGCCCTCCCTGGTGGCCCGCAAACTGCTCACCGTGGAGCCGTTCCTCTACGCGTCCCCCGCCCTGTTCAGACGCTATCCCGTTCCCGAGGAACCCCGGGACCTGGACCGGCTGCCGTGCATCGCGCTCCAGCGGTTCGGGCGGCGCTGGCCCATGCACAAGGGCGACCGGCAGGTGACCGTGGACATCCATCCACAATACAGTTTCAGTTCCGTGGAAATGTGCCGGGACTTCGCCCTGGCCGGACACGGCGTGACCCTGATCCGCAAGGGTCGGGCCGAGGCGGACGAAAGGGCCGGACGGCTGGTCAGGGTGCTCCCGGACTGGAGCGGCGGGTTCACACACGACGTGAATCTGGTCGTTGGGTCCAGCCAGTTGCCGCAGCGGGTCCGGCTGTTCATGGACCACATCCTGGCCAGCGTCGCACAGTAGGACGCCCGGCTGGATCAGAAAGGAAAGTCCCCACCCGCGTCCGGAAGCGGCTCCAGCTTTTTCTCCACCGGCTTCTCGGCGCGCTTGTGCACGGGATTGCCGTCCACGTAGATCGCCCTGAAGGGCCGGGTCGGGCAGGCGTGCTCGCAGCCGCCGCACCCCACGCAGATGGCCTCGTTGACTTCGGGGATGACCAGCTTGCGCCCGCTCGGGTTCGGATAGGGAACCATGTGGACCGCCTTGGTCGGACAGTGTTCGGAGCAGGCCCCGCAGTTGGTGTTGTCCGTGTGGACCACACAGTTCTCCTTGATGAAGTGGGCCACGCCGGTCTGGGTGCGCTGTTTCTGCTCCCTGGTCAGGGGCAGGATGGCCCCGCTGGGGCAGATTTCGGAGCAGATCGTGCAGTCGTAATTGCAGTGGGCGGCCTCGAACCACATCTGGGGCTGCATCAGGCCGG is a genomic window of uncultured Pseudodesulfovibrio sp. containing:
- a CDS encoding DUF169 domain-containing protein — its product is MTMQSVLDGTATFLEYLGLKEEPFGVYYADTLPENAYGPKKGVPISRELEDKHELDMQEVMKCFSCVMGNIWLARKKGGAAFISPEEYGCPGGAYYTSMMKPHLRFIEYYVSTGFEGTPLQGERYMSNPETMRNFMLEVNPREAPGKYCIFKPLSLFKDGEEPEFVIFFARPEVLSGLHTQATFTSGDMDCVVSPFGAGCTNMISWPLYYKERGVDKAVIGGFDPSARKFMKTDELTFTVSLSFYEKMLAALPESMFTHETDWKGVRKKVDRSAKAWGEDQD
- a CDS encoding LysR family transcriptional regulator, whose product is MQDFLSDVPLLVEVARQKSFTKAAEILGIGVSTLSRRIKLLEERMGVLLFYRDTRNVEPTDNGAYLLDRCGYILDEVQKTYESVVGNMQNPSGLIRICMFQDTYEHLLKDALLDFAAKWPDIQMDLTFVEHPVDMRTDPYDVAFLIGPSIAPSLVARKLLTVEPFLYASPALFRRYPVPEEPRDLDRLPCIALQRFGRRWPMHKGDRQVTVDIHPQYSFSSVEMCRDFALAGHGVTLIRKGRAEADERAGRLVRVLPDWSGGFTHDVNLVVGSSQLPQRVRLFMDHILASVAQ